Proteins found in one Candidatus Hydrogenedentota bacterium genomic segment:
- a CDS encoding class I SAM-dependent methyltransferase: protein MPPTDWIARVSALDVSLDDAQVARLTEYVFLLRQWNAFVTLVSAGDLPRVEDHHLVDSLSLVRIVREIVPRGGTLLDIGSGGGFPAIPLAVALPDRRIVLMERSAKKVSFLRKVMGALSLGHVRLICGSFPEDVPPTPPAAITARAVERADQVLADVAEILPDGCVFVCQSGDPSGKVDPEVFHVEQIDDAWSKSGLRRGSLHLLRRRGER from the coding sequence ATGCCCCCGACCGATTGGATCGCGCGCGTTTCCGCGCTGGATGTTTCGCTGGATGACGCGCAGGTCGCCCGGCTCACGGAATACGTCTTTCTGTTGCGGCAGTGGAACGCCTTTGTAACGCTGGTGTCGGCGGGGGATTTACCCCGCGTGGAAGACCACCACCTGGTGGACTCGCTGAGTCTGGTCAGGATCGTGCGGGAAATCGTGCCACGCGGCGGAACCCTGCTGGATATCGGGAGCGGGGGCGGTTTTCCGGCCATACCGCTTGCGGTGGCCCTGCCGGATCGGCGTATTGTGCTGATGGAGCGGAGCGCGAAGAAGGTATCGTTTTTGCGGAAGGTCATGGGGGCCCTGTCGCTGGGCCATGTGAGGCTGATTTGCGGGAGCTTTCCGGAAGATGTGCCGCCGACGCCGCCCGCAGCGATTACGGCGCGCGCTGTTGAACGCGCGGACCAGGTGCTTGCGGATGTGGCGGAGATCCTGCCGGACGGGTGCGTGTTTGTGTGCCAGTCCGGGGATCCGTCGGGCAAAGTGGATCCGGAAGTGTTCCACGTGGAACAAATTGATGACGCCTGGTCGAAATCCGGCCTGCGGCGTGGGAGTCTCCACCTGCTACGCCGCCGCGGCGAACGCTGA